The DNA region GGCTCATCGAGGATCAGCAAGCTGGGGAAGGCGAGCAGGGCCATGGCAATACCAAGCCGTTGCTTCATGCCCAGAGAATACTGATCGGCCTGCTTGTGTTTTTGATTTTCGAGCCTTACGATTTTGAGGGCTTCGTCAATATTTTTAGTTGGTACATTCCGCAGTCGCTGCATGACTTTCATATTCTCGAGTCCAGTCAAGTGGCCGTAATAGGATGGGGATTCGATCAATGACCCAGTCTGGTTCAGAATGGACGGACGATGTTTATTCAGATCTTTGCCGAACACCTTTACGGTGCCTTCGGTGGGTTTGATCAAACCCAACAGCATTTTTAACGTGGTTGTTTTGCCAGCTCCGTTAGGGCCCAGAAACCCAAAAATCTGCCCTGTTTCAACAGCCAGATTAACCTGGTGTACGCGGTTAGTACCGCCATAAGATTTGGACAGGTTATGAGTTTCCACGATGGGGGAAGTGTTCATTATTGATCTCAACTCCATTTCACTAGTGTCTCTGTTGCTCTAAATATAGATCAGGCTTCTTGCTCGTGGCTGAAGATAACCTTACATTTACCTTAAATGGAAATGGAAAATATCGGGTGAATACCTTTATCATGTATAATAAAAAGGGTGATGTGAATGGACTTAATGAAGAATAAGAAAATATTGATCGTTGATGATGAGCCCGAAATCCGGGAAATGATTGAGCGTTTTTTACGTAAAGAGGGTTTTTTTCGGGTATACACGGCCGATAACTTCGTGAATGCCTTGGCAGTATGCAGGCTTGAAAAGCCGGATGCAGCTATCCTGGACGTGATGCTTCCAGACGGGGATGGCTTCTCTCTGCTCTCTTCGATCCGGTCATTCTCGGATATGCCCGTTCTGTTCCTGTCTGCGCGTGGTGAAGATGAGGATCGACTGCTCGGTCTGGGCCTGGGAGCAGATGATTACATGGTTAAACCCTTTCTTCCGAGAGAGTTGATCCTTCGGCTGATGGCCATTCTGAAACGGGTATATGCCTCTAATACGGTGGAGAGGTTGCCTGTATTCCGGTTGGGTGGACAAACCATTGATTTGGAAAGCGCTGTTGTACAGGGGAGAGATAGGGAGCTTCCACTGACAGCCAAGGAGCACGCCATACTGATCAAGTTGTATGAGAATCAGGGCCGGATCGTAACCAGTGATGCCCTGTGTCAAGCCGTATGGGGAGACGAGAGTTATGGTTATGAAAATACACTTATGGTGCATGTTCGGCGAATTCGGGAAAAGATTGAGGAAGACCCATCCAAACCGGTATTTCTGCTAACGGTTCGGGGACTTGGTTATAAACTGATGGCTCAGGAGTCCAGGTAATGGATGGCGTTGTTCGAATTCTTAGAAGGTTCGTCGGGTCAACCATTCTGGTATCTGTGGTGCTGTTACTATTCAATCTAATTCTGCTAGGTTCGCTGATCTTCAAGGAAATTCATGAGGGTCCTTCCCCTGGTGCGGTTGTGAAGCAGATGGCCAGTGGCCTGAGCAAGGGAGAGCAGGGGGACTATGCTCTGGACAGTGATGGAATGCAACTGCTGGATACATATCAGGCTTGGGCGATGCTGCTTGATCCTCAGGGCAAGGTACAGTGGAGCGAGCGGCTTCCGGCTGAAATCCCGCGCTCATATAACGTGACGGATGTTGCTAAATTCTCTCGGTATTATCTTAAGGAATACCCGGTGTATGTGTGGGAACGTGAAGATGGATTATTGGTCGTAGGCTACCCCAAGAATACGTACGGAAAATACCAGTTCGACTTTCTGGCAGAGTGGCTCAAGTCATTGCCTGTTCGGATTATATTATTATTGGTGTGTAATGTGGCTCTTGCTCTTCTGGTATCCATATTAATTGGAACGCGGGTGATCCGTAGTATTCGACCGTTGATCCATGGCATTCATGCACTGGCAAAGGAAGAACCTGTTCATGTCGAGACCAAGGGTATATTTAATGATCTGTCTCAAAGCATCAATTCAACATCCCGCATGCTTCAGGACAAAAATGACGATCTAAAAGCAAGGGATGAAGCGCGATCCAACTGGATTGCAGGCATATCTCATGATATACGGACACCATTGTCAATGATTCTGGGATACGCGAGTGAATTGGAGGAACAATCGGATTTGACAGCCGAGCAGAAACAGCAGGCAGCCATTATTCGTCGTCAGGGTGAACGTCTGCGATCACTGGTCAGTGATCTGAATCTGGTATCCATGCTGGAGTATGAGATGCAGCCCTTACATTTGAAGTCGATTCGACTTTCCGTTCTGGCAAGGCAAGTGGTTTCGGATTTTTTGAACAATGGCCTGGATGAACGATATCCGATCTCGCTACATGTCCAGGACGAGAGTCTGCATGTGATGGGAGATGAGCGCTTGCTGTATCGTGCAGTAACGAATCTGGTACAAAACAGTATTAGGCATAACCCGGATGGGTGTGCAATTGAGCTGGAAACGAAGCGTGCAGCGGAGGATTTATTTTGTGAATTTGTGGTGTCTGATGATGGAGAAGGGATTCCCAAAGAGTACTTGGACGATGTAGTGGTTCTCCCCTATACCGCAGGGCGTATACGGCCTTCCCGCCAGGGACATGGTTTGGGACTCCCCATGGTAGCAAGGATTGCGCAGGCCCACCGGGGCAGGCTTGTTCTGGAGAGTGGAAGCGGAGAAGGGCTTAGAGCAGTATTGAAATTACCAGCAACGTAGAAAGTACCTGTCTTGGGACAGGTATTTAAAATTGTATGCGTATAACAACGTAATAACACAATCTTGTCGTGATGGAAGTAAAATTCACTTTTTTTGTCAAAATGATGGAAAAAACAAAAAAAGAGATTTACAAAAAATAGCAAATCATGATAGAGTAAGGACAAGGAATAATTACATAATTTTAAATTTATGTAATTAAATGTATTCCAATTCAACTTTGGTGTTTAGCTTTTTTTAAGCTATACATATAAAAAAAATTGAATGGAGGTTTTTTCAATGAAACAATTCAATCTCGAAGCACTGGGAGCAATCGAGGACATCAGTGATGACGAACTTATGGTCATTACAGGGGCGGTATCGGTAATTGATGCCCAAGCTAGCGGTGGTGTATTCTGTACGGTAAGTCATGAATGCCATTATAATTCGGTTTCACCTTCTTCCTGGCTGACTTGTTGTTAAATTTTGCTCTCATCTTCAAGCACATAGCTGATTTCAGTTATGTGCTTGAATTTTTTATGAGGGTTTTGGGCACCAAACATCAATTAGAAGGGGAGATAAAACGATGAGCATACAAGAGCAGTTAAATAACTCCCGCTGGAGTGATGCACTCTACCTAACGGAGAAATATAAGCAGTTTGTGCAGCGATATGCTGTCCCAGTTCCCGACGATGTCTTATCTAGCGGGGATGCTGCTGCTGAAATAAATGAAGAAAATATAATCACTAACAATCAGAGTGTGGACATGCCTGTAGGACAAAATTCTGATTCTGGAAGGATGCAGCAGTGGCTCGACAAGTTTTTTCAGGATCAGGAGCATTTGTCGGATCGCTTCAGAGCAGAATCGATGAATGTTGATACGGTGCAGGATTTGTTTAATGATATGGGCTTCTTGTATGAATTTGCAGAGACGCCTTGGCACCAGGAACTTCGGAAAACATTCCTTGAGAATGACCATTTGGAAATTGAACATTTTATTGAGGGTGATACGGAAGAAATTCCGTTTTTTGAGTTTTCCAGACCCTTTCTGCAACGATCGATTCAGATCATGACTGAAGGCTTGACGGATGGATATGACTGGTTGGACAAACGGCGTGTTACCGGGCTGGTTCTGAAGACGGTTTCGGATAAAGTATTCCACATGTCTGCCAAAACACTAATCTATGAATTAAATAAAGCGAGATTGCAAGCAGAATTGAGAGGTGAGGATTCCCGGCAACGATATCAGCACTTTGTGAGTCAGAGAATAAAGTCCAGAGAACAGATTCTGGCCTTTTTGTTGGAATATCCTGTTCTTGCCCGGGGTATTGTTGAGCACACTCTGCGAATCAGCCTGAATATGATGCGTGTTCTGGAGCGCTTAACGAGGGATCGATATGAACTGGAAACCTTTTTTGAATTCAAGCTGGATAAGCTGGAGGATATCGTATTTCTCGGGGATTCCCATAATGGGGGAGCCAGCGTATTGCGGCTGAAGTTTTCGGAAGGGGTCAATGTCATGTACAAACCAAGGGACATGGCCATTGATACCGCTTTTGCCGGACTGCTGCAATGGTTTAACGATCAGAAGATCGGATTGCCTTTCCGCATTGCCAAATCGCTGGATCGTTCCGAATATGGCTGGCAGCAGTTCATTCCGTATGAGGAAGTTACAAGTCTGGAGGGAGTCGAACGTTTTTTTGAGCGGCAGGGGCAGTATCTGGCCATTCTGTACGCCGTTAACGCAACAGACATGCACATGGAGAACATCGTTGCCCAGGGTGAGCATCCATTCTTCGTTGATCTGGAATCGCTGTTGCACAATCAACCCTTCAAGTACACGGAAGAGAAGGATCAGTATACAGCCCTGGAGAAGACCCTTTCCATATTGAATGACTCCGTGTTAAAAACAAGCATGCTGCCCACGTTGGACTCCAACGCTTTGTATCACAGTGATCTGAGCGGGCTCGCAGGAGATGTGGATCAGATACTCAATACGTATGAGATTCACGATAAAAACACAGATACCATGAGAATAAAAAGAAGCAAGGTAAGTGTAAGCCGGTTCAGCCACCTGCCTTCATATGAGCATACACCAATTAAACCTGAACGATATATCCAAAGTTTAAAAAAGGGTTTCTATCGTATATACAGTGCCATCATGGAGCAAAAAGAGTTATTTATCTCAACCGTTTACAATTATTTCCATGGCTGCGCTGTACGGACTATTGCTCGCCCGACCATTACGTATTTTACGCTGATCGAAGCCAGCTCCCATCCAAAATATCTTAGAAACGGACTGGATAAAAGTCTGTTGTTCGACATGATGTGGATCATTGTGCGGCAGGATCGTAATCGTGAAAAACTGGTGAAATATGAGTGCCATGATCTGTTGCACGGAGATGTGCCTATGTTCCAGACCTTCATCGGTGAGGAAATGCTGTTTCACCACCATGACAACAAAGTGATTGATGGCGTATTTTCCTCTGATATTTTAACGCAGACCGCGGATAAAGTGCGGGCAATGAATCAGGAAGACATGGAGATGCAGTGGGAATTTACTGAGCGGACACTCCAGACCAAGTATGTGCTGGAACGCTCATTCGCCATGGAGAAGAGTACAGCAAGCGTTCGGCCGGAAAAATTGAATGAACATCGAATACCCATGACTAAAGAAGAATATCTGCATGAAGCCGTAAGGATCGGGGAGTACATAAAAGATATTGCTATTATGGGAGATGACGGCCGCTCGGTGTCATGGATCAGTATGGGTATGGATGCAGATGAGAAGTTAATCTACAAGTCTTCCGAGTTGGGATTATATAACGGAGTAACAGGCATTGCCTATTTCTACCTTTATCTGAGTCAGGAGACGGGTGACCCTAAATATGTGCAGATGGTTGATCTGTGTATCCAGACAGCCTGGGAAATGATTCGCAAAAAAATAGACAGGAACATCTCATTGTTCACTGGCTACGGATCACTCCTCTATCTGCTGGTGCATAAAGCCAAAGTGTGTTCGGAACAGGGTATCCATCCTGCTATGATGGAGTTGCTCGATATACTGGACGAGATGATCGATAATGATCAGCAACTGGATGTAATCTCGGGTTGTGCGGGCACATTGATGGCATGTGTGGACATGTATATAAGTTTTCAGTCGCAACAAGCGCTGGACGTGGCTGTACGATGCGGAGACCGCTTACTGAATCTTGCACAACCGATGGATCATGGCATAGCTTGGGTGACATCAGCGATCAATAAAACACCACTTAGCGGCATTGCACATGGGAACGCAGGCATCTGTCTAAGTCTGGCTCGACTGTACAGTGCTACAGGCAACAAAGCCTATCTTGAAACCTGTATGGAAGGACTGAAGTATGAGGAATCCCTCTACAGCCCGGAAGTAAACAATTGGAAAGATCTGCGATTCACCGATGGCAGCATGCCGGAAGAACATTATGTCATGTACTGGTGTAACGGTGCACCCGGTCTGGGAATCGCCCGAATAGGGATAGCGCAGCAATTGAACTCCTTGGGAGCTATCGATATGTTAGAAACAGACATCCGCAGAGCGATAGCTAAAACGATGGAAGACGGTTTTACAGAAGTTAGCTATTCGCTCTGCCATGGGGATATGGGCAATTTGGAGCTGATGCTGCTTGCAGCCGATTATTTGCAGGATGAAGCATTGGAGGAGTATTCGGTTCAGATGGCAGACTATATTATGGCACAGGTGAGAAGTGATAACGGTCATTGGAGATGCGGGATTCCTGGTCGTCAGCAAATTCCAGGACTGATGCTCGGACTTGCCGGCATTGGGTATCAATTGCTGCGACTGTATAACCGTAAACTGCCTTCAGTACTGATGATGGAGGGGCCGGAACGCAAGGAAATGAGGGATATAGCACAGACATACGTTATGGAAACGGCATCCGCCCAGCAGCAGATGAACACTGCGGGACAGCCATCTCATTTGGGGCGTAACTATGCCTGAACGGCCTGTATTCCGTCGCGGGAAGAGACAACGCAAAGTCCCTGTCAAACTACAAATGAATCAATATGATTGTGGTCCCAGCTGCCTGCATATGTTACTTGCGTACCATGGCTATGAAGCGGATTTTACCGATTTGAAGGAACGTTTTGCGATGCTGGGGAACGGTCGGGATGGCAGTTCCATGCTCAAAATGAAAGAAGTTGCCCAAACCTATCATTTGAAAGGGATAGCCAAAAAAGCTCCTGTAGAATCACTTAACAATGATTTCCTGCCGGTCATTTGTTTCTGGGAGGACAGACATTTTGTGGTGGTTGAGCGGGTTAAGGCGGGAGGGCATTTCATTATTGTCGATCCGGCTTTGGGGAGGCTGGTAATCAGCAGACAGGAGTTTGCGGAGAAATATTCAGGTGTTTTTCTGCTCGTAATTCCGGATGAGGATTTTGTGCCCTTGTCCGAGAAGAAGATTAGCAAAGTGGCGTATTTCAAGGATTTGATTCGCAGTAACAAAAAGTATTTTGTTTGGACCATTCTGCTCGCTCTGGGACTGCAACTGGTTTCGGTGGCCTTTCCGTTCCTGATGCAAGTTTCAATCGATGCAGCTACAAGCGGTGAAGGATACTCGTTATTTCCTGTCCTGATCACCAGCATTGTGCTGTTAACCCTGTTCCAGATCGGCTTCAGTTATACGAAGGATATGTGTATCGTAAGGCTTCAGGAAGTACTGGATTCTCAGCTAACGACAAGTTTTGTCTCCCATATGCTCAGACTGCCTTATCAATATTTTGAGATTCGATCCCGTGGAGATCTGATGCTGCGGATTAATAGCAACACGACCATCCGGGAAATTTTGTCCCAGAAGATGATTTCTACGCTGATCAATCTATTTTTGATAGTTGTTACCTTCACGTATATTGTGATCCAATCACGTCTGATCGCGTTCACACTGCTTGGTGTAGGATTAATGCAAATTCTTATTTTTGTATACACTCGGAGCAGATTCAAGAAGCTTACCCAAACCCAGATTGTCGCCCAGAGTCTGGCTGGATCGTTCATGACGGAAGTGTTGGAAGGCATCTCAACCATCAAATCACTCGGAATTGAGGAGCGTACCGGGGAGAAATGGAGAGCGCTATTCAAGCATCAACTCGCAACGGTCAAGGAAAAGGCAGTTTTTCAGACAAGAGTGAATACCGTGACTAACACGATGAATTTTATGACACCGATGCTTATTTTGATTGTAGGATTATATCAGATTATGCAGGGGAATATGACCCTCGGCATGCTCGTATCATTCCAGTCCCTGGCTGCGCTGTTTCTGGGGCCGCTGAACTCGCTTGCTTTGATGCTGAACGAGTTCGTGATGGCAGATGCGCTGCTGGATCGAATCTATGATGTCATTCAAGCCGAAGAGAGTAATAAATTCAAGAAGAAATCAACGGCACCTCTTCAAGATGTGAAGCTGAATGGGGATATTACGATCGATCAGGTCAGCTTCAGGTATACAGACTACGGTGAAGATGTGCTGAAAAATATCAATATTACGATTAAAGCAGGTCAAAGGATTGCCCTGGTTGGTAAATCTGGTTCAGGAAAGAGTACCTTGGCGAAATTGCTGGTAGGGCTGTATACTCCCACACAGGGAAATATCTATTTCGATGGGTTAAATATAGAAGAACTTGAGCAGCGGGATATTCGCAGTCAGATCAGTATTGTGCTTCAGGATAACTTTGTCTTTAACAACACGGTGTATGACAACATCAGGCTGCATGCAGAGGAGTCGACGACGGAGGATGTAATGATCGCAGCAAAGCTGGCCGATATTCACGCCGATATTGAGAAGATGCCGATGAAGTACAACACGCTAATCTCTGAGGCAGGTTCGAATCTGTCCGGAGGGCAGAAGCAGCGGGTAGCTCTCGCGCGAGCATTGGTGAGCAGACCTAAAATTCTTCTGTTGGATGAGGCAACCAGTGCGCTGGATACCGTTACAGAAGCGACCATTGCTTATAATCTGAATATGTTGAAATGTACCCAGATTATCATTGCCCACAGGCTGAGTACCATCCGAAGCGCGGACACCATATATGTACTTGATCAGGGCGAACTCGTTGATGCTGGAACACATGATGAATTGATTGAACGGTGTGAGCGGTACAATAGTCTTGTAGGTGAACAGTTGGCTGAAACCGGGGCCAGACAATATGGATAGGGTTTGAAATGACCCTGTTAACGGAATAATACCGGCTTTCTTTTCTGCACATGACGTGTCGAAGAGAAAGCTTTTTGTTATATGTGGAAAAATTGAGAAGTTAAAGTGATGCAAAATTCAGGAAAGTGGGTAATGTACACCGGAATGGACTAACGGAATCATTTAGGAACAAAGTTACATAAAAACGATGCCAACAGCCGATGTGTCCATGGTAGTTTTATACTATGATGCAGATAACAGAAGAAAAAGTGGACAACTGATGAAGCCAGGTCGCATAAGCTAGATCATGATGACATCAGTGGGAGCGTTTGGCGTTTGGGGAAGTGGGACGAGAAGATCGATTAGGGTTATTAATGAATCGAAAAAGAAAAGGTGATTGATATGAGGTTGAAGCGACAATTCGCATGTATGCTTTTTTTGACCATACTATCCACTTTCATTTTGGGAGGGTGTCAGAATATGAAGGAAAGTGAAAAACAGGCCTATTTTAAAGAAGCGGAAGCGGAGGCTGTAAAATATCTGAAGAATAAATACGAATTGGATGTAGTCATCACGAATAAAGAGTTGTTACCCGAGATGGCGCTTGACTCTATTGCCATGGAAGGACATGTGGTAGATCATGAAAAGCAGGAATTTACGATTTCGTACGATTATGAGGATAAAAAAATCAAAAACTTTGGCATGAGTCCAGCAATAAAGGAAGCTATTATAGCAAAGGGATATGATCCGTTTAACAAATAAATCATAATTCAGGATTGATTTTCTTGGAGGTGCAGCGGTTGTGAGCGAATCACCAAAAATTGATGATGAAACATACAACAAGATGTCAGAATTAGCTTATGAGAACCTGAAATCAGGTGTTGAGTTCGAGGACCTTCCCGGATGGCAGGTTCTTGAGGATACTCATGGAAACAAAAAATCCGGTTTTGATGCGGTGACCTTCTATAATCCTGAGACCAAACAGGCGGTTATCGCTTATCGGGGCACAGAGGGAAGTGCATCGTTGGATCGCAGCGCCCCTGACTATTATGCGGACGCTCAAATCGGCTTGCCTGAGCTTGGCAGAAAGATCGAACAAAGTACTGACCTTACGCCAGATTGGTTGGCTAATGGAATTCAGAAGGTAAGAGATGTGACCGGGATTACCAAAGTCGAGAATGTTGTAGGAGATCTGGATAAAAAGCTGGATAAGACATTTGGACTGGGCCCCAACCAAATGTATGAAGCGGAAGACTACGCCAAAGATATGCAAAAAAAGTACAAGGATTTGGATTTTTCGCTGACAGGACATTCGCTTGGAGGGGGGAATGCCCAATATGCAGCTGCATACACGGGACTTACCGCGGTGACGTTCAGTGCGCCATCCGTGATTTCCAGTCTCACGCCAGAAGCGAAACGAAAGGCCGAAGAGGGTGGGTTTGATAGCCAAATCATCAACTACGGACATCCCGGAGATTTTGTAACCAGCGGATTTTTTGGTGGATATGATCGACACGTCGGTTCCATGTATTACATCAATTCCAACTACAAGGATATGAATGATGACATGAGCATGATGGATAAAATCAGTAACACCTTTGGCGGTAAAGAGTACCACAGTCTGAAACAGTACAAGTTCGAGAATGGCTATATTTCCAACGATCTATATGATCCGGTTACAGGCGAGAAAATCAGTTATTCACCACGTGAGCCGTCCAATGTCCTGTCTGATCTTGCAGCATTTATGCGGAACCTGGGTGGGCAAGCAGGTAACCTTGCAAGAAGCATCGCCGCAGCAGCAGGAGCGTCTGGTCTGATTCAAGTAACGCCGGAAGAACTGAAAAGTGTCGCTGCCCGGTGGAAGCAAAATGCTCAACAGTGCAATGCAGAGTTGAATACGGTAAGGAGTCGGATGGCCCAATACCTGCATTCCAGCCGTAGTCGCAGACTTGAGCCTATCGTCACTCATTTGGATGCATCTATTAACGAATTAAGCACATGGCACTTGAAACACACCAGCCAGTTCCTGGACTTCATCGATGCAAAAGCGGATGCCTTCAGACAGGCGGATGAGAGTCCGGTCCATTTTAATTAAGACTCAGGTGTGGTGGCAGATTGCCACATCACACGTACATAAGGAGGGAACACGAGTGAGCGGACAATTGCTGGTGGAATTAAGCGATCTCCGGATTGCGGAAAAAGAACTGACACAGCTGCTTGCCCGTCTGCAAGCCGATGAGCAGGAAGCCAGGGTGTTATATGGCCGGCTTAATGATTGGAAAGGACAATCCGCTGATTATACAAGAGAGCAGATCGAATCGTTCTTCGCGGGTCTGTCGGGAAGGATTCAGTCGATTGAACAGCAGAAGAAGAGTTTACTGCAATATATTGAAGTAATGATCCAGACGGATGAGGGACGATAAGGAAAGAGCCGTAAGGACGCTGCTCTTAACCAGTGAGCGTAAGCATGTGTTTGAAATCAAAATTAGCGTATGCATATAGATAACAAAAAGGAGCCACGGCACATCGGGATAGACCCCGTTTGCCAAAGGCTCCTTTCTTTATCTATCTACTATTAAACTACAGGGTATCTCTTAACGTCTTTTGCGACGTGTTGCCAGAGCAATACCCAGGAAGGACATGATCAATGCCAGAATGGACACGATCAGTGTTGCCTGTTGCAGCTTCAATGTGCCTGGGTCGGAATTCGTATTGTTTGGCTCACCTGTAACCGTATCGTTCAAGGCGTCTCCCAGAGTGGCATCATCGTTGGTCTTGGTATCGTCACCTGCTGCTGTTTTATCATCATGACCCGCATTGCCAGCTGTGCCAGCACTATCGTGACCTCCGCCTGCCGTGGCATTACCTGTAGCAGCAGGATCTTGGCTAATTGCCGTAATACTGTGCGGGTTGCTGTCGCTTGGTCCGCCTGTCCATTCCACGATGCTGCCATCGCTATAATACTGGAACGCATCCCAGGCTACTTCCGTTTCGGCATCCGGATTCTGTGCCACGAAGTTGAACTGCTGGAATTGACCAGCCAAAATCCCTTCGTTATCCCCGTCCACTTCCCACGTAATGGATGTTACTTCATTGGAATCATTTTTCTCCGTAGAGATTTTCCAGCCAGCCAGCGGTTGGTATTGCTTGAATGCAACGCCTTTTGGTACTTTCAGTGTAACTTTGGTGGTAGGCAGCTCTTTTTCGGATGGAATTTTGATGCTATACGTCTGCCATGCTCCCGTTTGTGCCACAGTTGGGTTGACGGTGACGTGCGCACTGGCGAATCCGGCGAACAGCATTAGTGCAGCAGCGCCTGCAGTGAGGCTTGATGTCAGTTTGGAAGTCCATGATGTTTTCTTCAAAATAATGTACCCCTCTCAATTCTTCTAATATATAAGTTCAACTAAAGAATATTTACACTAGCCACTACAATGACAGAACAACCTTCCGATCGCTGTTATCCCCAGATTTTTTTGATCCTCTTCTTCAAAGGGGAAAATCCGGTGATAAAGGCGAACGCTTCGCTTCTTCAGGTTTTTTCTGTCCTCTCCGTTATTGTGTAAATGTTTAGTTGAACATATAAGGCCAATCATTAATCGGTTAAAACCTACGGATTAGCGGTGTCGATCTCAAATTCGGTATCCAGCGAATCCAGGGATCGGGTTAGCAGATGCACCTTGATGTTCCAGCGTCCTGGCATGGAGATGTATTCTTCTGCCTCGTATACGCCAGTATCATTTTTTGGAATCGTAATCTCGTAAATGCCCATATCCATATCCAGATGAGTCAGTGAAAGTGTGATCTGTTCCAGGTCGTTAACTGTAGTGCCATCCGGTTTCTTCACGTCAACCTTGAACTGGTTCTCTCCGGTAACGTTTGGACTTACCTGGAGTGTAATGGTTGTGCCATCATCCGTGGTCTGCGTTTCGTTATAAGGTCCTGCCACTGCAGGTTGTCCGGGAGACAGGTGTGTCAACACAGCAGCCAGCGCAAGAACAACAGCACCCGCAATCAGTTCAGTCTTGAGACTGCCTGCGAGTCGGTTGCCACTGCCTGTCCGTGCAATTCTGGCATGGCGCGAGGCCAGTACAAGCATGACAACAAGCAAGATAACTTTGGCAATAAGCACGAGACCATATGCTGTTGTGAACAGTGACGTAATTACAGGGGCTGGCAAAATGATCAAGCTGCTGTATATCCCCGTAGCGACGAGAGCAGCAACAGCACCAATGCCCCAGGCTGTAAAGCGCCGTATGGCCGTCCAATAGACTTCTCCTCGCACAGTAGAGGGCAGTTTATCCGCGAGCGG from Paenibacillus sp. JNUCC-31 includes:
- a CDS encoding peptidase domain-containing ABC transporter, giving the protein MPERPVFRRGKRQRKVPVKLQMNQYDCGPSCLHMLLAYHGYEADFTDLKERFAMLGNGRDGSSMLKMKEVAQTYHLKGIAKKAPVESLNNDFLPVICFWEDRHFVVVERVKAGGHFIIVDPALGRLVISRQEFAEKYSGVFLLVIPDEDFVPLSEKKISKVAYFKDLIRSNKKYFVWTILLALGLQLVSVAFPFLMQVSIDAATSGEGYSLFPVLITSIVLLTLFQIGFSYTKDMCIVRLQEVLDSQLTTSFVSHMLRLPYQYFEIRSRGDLMLRINSNTTIREILSQKMISTLINLFLIVVTFTYIVIQSRLIAFTLLGVGLMQILIFVYTRSRFKKLTQTQIVAQSLAGSFMTEVLEGISTIKSLGIEERTGEKWRALFKHQLATVKEKAVFQTRVNTVTNTMNFMTPMLILIVGLYQIMQGNMTLGMLVSFQSLAALFLGPLNSLALMLNEFVMADALLDRIYDVIQAEESNKFKKKSTAPLQDVKLNGDITIDQVSFRYTDYGEDVLKNINITIKAGQRIALVGKSGSGKSTLAKLLVGLYTPTQGNIYFDGLNIEELEQRDIRSQISIVLQDNFVFNNTVYDNIRLHAEESTTEDVMIAAKLADIHADIEKMPMKYNTLISEAGSNLSGGQKQRVALARALVSRPKILLLDEATSALDTVTEATIAYNLNMLKCTQIIIAHRLSTIRSADTIYVLDQGELVDAGTHDELIERCERYNSLVGEQLAETGARQYG
- a CDS encoding lipase family protein, which gives rise to MSELAYENLKSGVEFEDLPGWQVLEDTHGNKKSGFDAVTFYNPETKQAVIAYRGTEGSASLDRSAPDYYADAQIGLPELGRKIEQSTDLTPDWLANGIQKVRDVTGITKVENVVGDLDKKLDKTFGLGPNQMYEAEDYAKDMQKKYKDLDFSLTGHSLGGGNAQYAAAYTGLTAVTFSAPSVISSLTPEAKRKAEEGGFDSQIINYGHPGDFVTSGFFGGYDRHVGSMYYINSNYKDMNDDMSMMDKISNTFGGKEYHSLKQYKFENGYISNDLYDPVTGEKISYSPREPSNVLSDLAAFMRNLGGQAGNLARSIAAAAGASGLIQVTPEELKSVAARWKQNAQQCNAELNTVRSRMAQYLHSSRSRRLEPIVTHLDASINELSTWHLKHTSQFLDFIDAKADAFRQADESPVHFN
- a CDS encoding YcnI family copper-binding membrane protein, giving the protein MKKTSWTSKLTSSLTAGAAALMLFAGFASAHVTVNPTVAQTGAWQTYSIKIPSEKELPTTKVTLKVPKGVAFKQYQPLAGWKISTEKNDSNEVTSITWEVDGDNEGILAGQFQQFNFVAQNPDAETEVAWDAFQYYSDGSIVEWTGGPSDSNPHSITAISQDPAATGNATAGGGHDSAGTAGNAGHDDKTAAGDDTKTNDDATLGDALNDTVTGEPNNTNSDPGTLKLQQATLIVSILALIMSFLGIALATRRKRR